A portion of the Simkania negevensis Z genome contains these proteins:
- the pth gene encoding aminoacyl-tRNA hydrolase, with protein MTIKGFLITGLGNPGKKYENTRHNFGFMVVKAFAEKQGWTFKADSNLQGEIASGTVSESKVILLLPKTYMNLSGQSVRKVLDYYKIDLTHFLVVADDIALDFGTLRFREKGSSGGHNGLKDIESHLGTQEYQRLRLGIGDRDHGYLEDYVLSPFSAEEQKDLPKVIEEGVDFLDKWLMKETYEKSAKETL; from the coding sequence GTGACAATTAAAGGCTTTCTCATAACTGGCCTTGGGAATCCAGGGAAGAAATATGAAAACACTCGTCATAACTTTGGATTTATGGTGGTGAAGGCTTTTGCAGAGAAACAGGGGTGGACGTTTAAAGCTGACAGCAACCTGCAAGGAGAGATTGCGTCGGGAACAGTAAGTGAAAGTAAAGTCATTTTGCTGCTTCCTAAGACCTATATGAATCTTTCTGGGCAGTCTGTGCGCAAGGTTTTAGACTATTACAAAATCGATCTTACCCACTTTCTCGTTGTCGCAGATGATATTGCTCTAGATTTTGGGACACTCCGCTTCCGAGAAAAAGGAAGTTCAGGAGGTCACAATGGGCTAAAAGATATTGAGTCCCATTTGGGAACACAAGAATACCAACGCCTTCGACTTGGAATTGGAGACCGTGACCACGGATACCTCGAAGATTACGTTCTCTCTCCTTTTTCGGCCGAAGAACAAAAAGACCTGCCGAAAGTGATTGAGGAAGGCGTTGACTTTCTAGATAAATGGTTAATGAAGGAAACCTATGAAAAATCAGCAAAAGAGACTTTATGA
- a CDS encoding 50S ribosomal protein L25/general stress protein Ctc, with amino-acid sequence MKLKLSKRSGEKKSELTQIRFRKDIPAVIYQNGKPGENAIVNGSEFHTILRGLQKGYLPTTIFELDLDGKKSKAIVKDIQYHPTTYQILHLDFLLLSDDVPVDVKVPISFEGQADCVGIKLGGFLRPVIRHVRVRCLPKDIPTDFKVDVRSLAIGQEKRIRDIEMGDAIRTLVRPQEVVVVIAKR; translated from the coding sequence ATGAAACTCAAGCTGTCAAAGCGCAGTGGAGAAAAGAAAAGTGAACTGACGCAAATTCGGTTTCGCAAAGATATTCCCGCTGTGATCTACCAAAATGGCAAGCCTGGAGAAAATGCCATTGTCAATGGAAGTGAATTTCACACCATTTTACGTGGCCTCCAAAAAGGGTATTTGCCAACGACGATTTTTGAATTGGACCTTGATGGGAAGAAGTCTAAAGCAATTGTTAAAGACATTCAATATCATCCCACAACGTACCAGATTCTTCATCTTGACTTTTTACTTCTTTCTGATGATGTCCCTGTTGATGTCAAAGTGCCTATTTCTTTCGAAGGGCAAGCTGACTGTGTGGGAATCAAATTAGGAGGATTTTTAAGACCTGTGATTCGCCATGTGCGTGTACGTTGTCTGCCGAAAGATATCCCTACAGACTTTAAAGTGGATGTCCGCAGCTTAGCGATTGGACAAGAAAAGAGGATCCGCGACATCGAGATGGGCGACGCTATCCGCACACTGGTTAGGCCACAAGAAGTTGTGGTCGTCATTGCAAAACGTTAA
- a CDS encoding ribose-phosphate diphosphokinase, translated as MSKPDYMLFSGTSHLKLSEDIAQSLGIELSQRSIERFPDGEIGVQILENVRGRDVFVIQTIAKEPNLYLMELLILIDALKRASAHRIVAVIPYYGYSRQDRKDKGRVPITAKLVANLLVTAGVSRVVTMDLHAEQVQGFFDIPVDNLYARPVLAEGIQRLGAEKPVVVTPDIGSIKLARLLANEIHADFAIVDKRRMNATDIKTNAIIGDVQGRDVILVDDICSTGGTLKNAALACKEAGAQRIFAAVTHLLLTKDPMKSFGIEKLLVTDTVPLSKEIDHSHIEVLSVAGLFGKVIDSIANNQSVSALFRPRT; from the coding sequence ATGTCTAAACCTGACTACATGTTGTTCTCTGGAACATCTCATTTGAAACTTTCGGAAGACATCGCCCAGTCACTTGGAATCGAACTCAGTCAGAGAAGTATAGAAAGATTTCCTGATGGTGAGATAGGCGTTCAAATACTTGAGAATGTCCGCGGTCGGGACGTGTTCGTGATTCAAACAATTGCGAAAGAGCCCAACCTCTATCTCATGGAGCTTCTGATTTTGATCGATGCTCTTAAAAGGGCCTCTGCCCATCGAATTGTAGCTGTGATCCCATACTATGGGTATTCACGGCAAGATCGTAAAGACAAGGGAAGAGTTCCAATTACGGCGAAGCTTGTGGCAAACTTGCTGGTGACAGCAGGGGTTTCACGAGTGGTCACCATGGATCTTCATGCCGAACAGGTGCAAGGTTTTTTCGACATCCCAGTCGATAATCTCTATGCTAGACCTGTATTAGCTGAAGGAATTCAGCGTTTAGGTGCTGAAAAGCCGGTTGTAGTGACGCCAGATATTGGAAGTATCAAATTGGCACGACTTTTAGCAAATGAAATTCATGCCGATTTTGCCATTGTTGATAAGCGTCGGATGAATGCAACCGACATTAAAACAAATGCGATCATTGGAGATGTGCAGGGGAGAGACGTGATTCTTGTTGACGATATCTGTTCGACAGGAGGCACTCTGAAAAATGCAGCTTTAGCGTGTAAAGAGGCGGGTGCGCAGCGAATTTTTGCTGCAGTGACTCATCTTCTTTTAACCAAAGACCCGATGAAGTCCTTTGGAATCGAAAAGCTGCTGGTGACAGACACGGTCCCCCTTTCTAAAGAGATAGATCATTCTCATATTGAAGTGCTCTCGGTAGCTGGACTTTTTGGAAAAGTGATCGACTCGATTGCAAATAATCAGTCTGTCAGTGCCCTTTTCCGTCCTCGTACTTAA